In Harmonia axyridis chromosome 6, icHarAxyr1.1, whole genome shotgun sequence, a single window of DNA contains:
- the LOC123682991 gene encoding PRKR-interacting protein 1 homolog — MDIDSDEDVIKEKPKHIIIKNSTDLQRMKLEKLMKNPEKPVVIPEKPKARGVPAVPDFVRNVMGSSAGAGSGEFHVYRHLRRKEYARQKYMQEKGERERLDEEYHKKLEENRLLAEAKTAKKRAKRLKKKGKNKQKGKKIKLQKNTSDSESESTSEAESTNEDENNGQSIIKETPKNELKEEIKDIQNESDLANEDIHVSSRRSDENKDDE; from the exons ATGGATATAGATAGTGATGAAGATGTCATTAAAGAAAAACcaaaacatattattattaaaaattctACTGATTTACAGAGAATGAAACtcgaaaagttgatgaaaaatcct gaaaaaccTGTTGTAATACCAGAAAAACCTAAAGCGAGAGGTGTACCAGCAGTTCCAGATTTTGTAAGAAATGTTATGGGTTCTAGTGCCGGGGCTGGTTCAGGAGAATTTCACGTTTATCGACATTTGAGGCGGAAAGAATATGCCAGACAGAAGTATATGCAAGAGAAAGGAGAAAGG GAACGATTGGATGaagaatatcataaaaaacTAGAAGAGAATCGACTTTTAGCAGAAGCTAAAACTGCCAAGAAGAGAGCAAAGAGATTGAAGAAAAAGGGGAAAAATAagcaaaaaggaaaaaaaattaaacttcagAAAAATACTTCAGATTCAGAAAGTGAATCAACTAGTGAAGCAGAATCTACAAATGAAGATGAGAACAATGGTCAAAGTATCATAAAAGAAACaccaaaaaatgaattaaaggaggaaattaaagatattcaaaatgaaagtgATTTAGCAAATGAAGATATACATGTATCTTCAAGACGAAGTGATGAAAATAAAGatgatgaataa